In a genomic window of Erigeron canadensis isolate Cc75 chromosome 5, C_canadensis_v1, whole genome shotgun sequence:
- the LOC122600588 gene encoding uncharacterized protein LOC122600588 isoform X2, with protein MVIFFGNVQVASIYAGENSRQLKGPEIIAELKHYLWLLTNCILFSKKPFPVFLESAGYSEADVLLQKPKAGLLRPAFTIICDKKLKCFFLLIRGTHSIKDTLTAATGAVVPFHHSVLHDGGISNLILGYAHCGMVAAARWIAKLSIPFLLEALKENPGYEVKIVGHSLGGGTAALLTYILREQKDLSFVSCITFAPAACMTWELAESGKHFITTIINGSDLVPTFSTASIDDLRTEVTASSWLNDLRDQVEQTRVLNVVYRSATALGSRLPSMANARAKVAGAGAMLRPVSSSTQVVMKRAQNVAQAVVRTRSTLSAWSCMGARRRAVGTVPTDSFSETSLILEKNPDSLTTDTSVPDHESNDVDHCSSSGGSGHDDTDEEELLISVDHVSSKSEHITEGELLYELERELQRQENDADIQALEEEEEAAAEEIREEEKVIADAVDGEQPISSPDIPENYHLYPPGRIMHIVSIISNNSAEQDQDHEPHGSAIEDHEEHKLETVGIYETPRELYGKLRLSRTMINDHYMPMYKKMMEKLLVELEK; from the exons ATGGTTATTTTCTTT GGTAATGTACAAGTAGCTAGTATATATGCTGGAGAAAATAGTAGACAGCTGAAAGGACCAGAAATCATTGCAGAGTTGAAACATTATTTGTGGTTGTTGACTAACTGCATACTATTTTCTAAGAAGCCTTTCCCTGTCTTTTTGGAGTCTGCGGGGTATTCAGAAGCAGATGTTCTATTGCAAAAGCCTAAAGCAGGG CTCTTGAGACCTGCCTTCACGATTATCTgtgataaaaagttaaaatgtttttttctattaattcGAGGCACACATAGTATTAAGGATACACTGACAGCAGCAACTGGTGCCGTCGTCCCTTTTCACCATTCAGTTTTACATGATGGCGGGATAAGTAATCTTATTCTAGGTTATGCACATTGTGGGATGGTTGCTGCTGCTCGTTGGATTGCGAAGCTCAGTATTCCTTTTTTGCTTGAAGCCTTGAAAGAAAATCCTGGTTACGAAGTAAAG ATTGTTGGTCATTCCCTTGGTGGTGGCACTGCTGCACTCTTGACATATATTCTTCGAGAACAGAAAGACTTGTCATTCGTGTCATGCATCACGTTTGCACCAG CTGCCTGTATGACTTGGGAATTGGCGGAGTCCGGTAAGCACTTTATCACCACAATAATCAACGGCTCTGATTTGGTGCCGACATTCTCAACTGCTTCTATAGATGATCTTCGAACTGAG GTTACAGCTTCCTCATGGTTAAATGATCTGCGTGATCAAGTCGAGCAAACTAGAGTTTTGAATGTTGTATATCGTTCTGCTACTGCTCTAGGATCTCGTCTTCCGTCAATGGCTAATGCAAGAGCCAAGGTTGCTGGTGCAGGTGCTATGCTACGACCCGTTTCTAGCAGCACCCAG GTTGTGATGAAACGTGCTCAAAACGTTGCTCAAGCTGTAGTTAGAACCCGCTCAACGCTATCTGCATGGTCATGTATGGGTGCACGCCGTCGTGCTGTTGGTACCGTACCAACTGATAGTTTCTCTGAAACCTCCCTCATACTTGAAAAGAACCCTGACTCCCTTACAACTGACACCAGCGTCCCAGATCACGAGTCAAACGATGTAGACCACTGCTCTTCAAGTGGCGGATCTGGTCATGATGACACAGATGAGGAGGAACTTCTTATTTCTGTGGATCATGTATCATCCAAATCTGAACACATTACAGAAGGCGAACTATTATATGAACTTGAAAGAGAACTTCAAAGGCAAGAAAACGATGCTGATATTCAAGCCctggaggaagaagaagaggcGGCAGCTGAAGAAATTAGAGAAGAGGAAAAGGTTATAGCTGATGCAGTTGATGGTGAACAACCCATTTCCTCACCAGACATTCCAGAAAATTACCATCTCTATCCTCCTGGAAGAATAATGCATATTGTTTCCATCATTTCTAATAATTCAGCGGAACAAGATCAAGATCATGAACCTCATGGATCAGCCATTGAAGATCATGAAGAACACAAACTAGAGACTGTGGGTATTTACGAGACGCCCCGGGAACTTTATGGTAAGTTGAGGTTATCAAGAACAATGATCAATGATCATTACATGCCAATGTATAAGAAGATGATGGAAAAGTTATTGGTGGAGCTAGAGAAGtag
- the LOC122599759 gene encoding pumilio homolog 24: MGFKKDSSSKKRKTPTKGGGDGGKFSPKKKLKTPPTSSDTTTQQLKNKPFKKPFSKTVGGDGGGFGKPKFNNKQDVAHDAPKTKKELRIQAKELAEARKKKRRPHYTLEQELASLWEKMRRRNIAKEDRSKLVSEGLKKMKGKIPEIAGSHVSCRVLQTCAKYCSQDERNAVYAELRPHFLSLACNTYAVHLITKLLDNASKEQLADFISSLRGHVAPLLRHMVGSVVAEHAYQLGNATQKQSLLMELYSTELQLFKDLALVKERRIVDIISKLNLQKSAVVRHMSAVLQPILEKGIVDHSILHKTIVEYFTIADKTSAADVIQHLASALLVRMIHTKDGSKIGILCVKHGSAQERKKITKGMKGHVSKIALDRFGSMVLTCILSVVDDTQLVKKIIIRELQAVLKELILDKNGRHPLLQLLHPNCSRYLSPDDLSLLDSSIPSLVVKSESELETKVKSSEAEGDEDMSDTEALGGSGPNAEVKSPGAEGDEDMSDANENVKSIAGGKKDPILRRRELLVDSGLAESLIDACSESVEELLRSNFGKEVLFEVASGGADGILHPHLDEKLKSLHEAIASKVAIPKSEGQEEEHLLENFHSSRTIRKLILECPSFATILWEKVFKGKCKTWAQGHSAKVVCAYLETSDPKVLKLTKKELKPLLDKGVLKLPEQSQTKKAD, from the exons ATGGGGTTCAAGAAAGATAGCAGCAGCAAGAAAAGAAAGACACCCACAAAAGGCGGCGGAGATGGAGGCAAATTCAGTCCAAAGAAGAAACTAAAAACACCACCCACTTCATCAGACACAACAACACAACAACTAAAAAACAAACCTTTTAAAAAACCATTTAGTAAAACtgttggtggtgatggtggtggttttgGTAAGCCGAAGTTTAATAATAAACAAGATGTAGCTCATGATGCCccgaaaactaaaaaagaactTCGTATTCAAGCcaag GAGCTTGCTGAAGCTAGGAAGAAAAAGAGGAGGCCTCATTATACACTTGAGCAA GAGCTTGCTTCACTATGGGAAAAGATGAGGCGCCGCAATATTGCAAAAGAAGATAGATCAAA gTTGGTGAGCGAGGGTTTAAAGAAGATGAAAGGCAAAATTCCTGAAATTGCAGGCTCCCATGTTTCTTGTCGTGTACTTCAG ACATGTGCCAAGTATTGTTCACAAGATGAAAGGAATGCCGTTTATGCGGAACTTCGGCCACACTTTCTCAGCCTTGCTTGCAACACCTATGCAGTGCATCTAATTACAAAGCTGTTGGATAATG CCTCAAAGGAACAACTGGCGGACTTTATTTCTTCTCTGCGTGGGCATGTTGCTCCTCTTTTACGCCATATGGTTGGTTCAGTTG TTGCTGAACATGCTTATCAATTGGGAAATGCTACTCAAAAACAATCTCTTCTCATGGAATTATATTCTACCGAGCTTCAGTTATTTAAAGATCTAGCTTTAGTGAAAGAACGCAG GATAGTGGATATAATTTCCAAGCTGAATTTGCAAAAATCAGCTGTAGTGAGGCATATGTCTGCTGTGCTTCAACCAATTCTGGAGAAAGGGATAGTAGATCACTCTATCTTACACAAGACAATTGTAGAGTACTTTACAATTGCTGACAAg ACCTCTGCTGCAGATGTTATTCAACATTTAGCAAGTGCACTTCTTGTGAGGATGATTCATACAAAGGATGGATCCAAGATTGGGATTCTCTGCGTCAAGCATGGCAGTGCTCAG gaaagaaagaaaatcacTAAAGGAATGAAGGGTCACGTCAGTAAGATAGCTTTAGATAGATTTGGCAGCATG gTGCTTACATGTATTCTATCAGTTGTTGATGATACACAATTAGTTAAAAAG ATTATCATTCGTGAACTCCAAGCAGTACTGAAGGAGCTGATTTTAGATAAG AATGGAAGGCACCCTTTATTGCAACTTCTTCATCCAAATTGCTCGCGTTATCTCAGTCCAGATGATTTATCTTTGTTGGATTCGTCTATACCTTCATTAGTTGTCAAG AGCGAATCAGAACTCGAAACCAAAGTAAAATCTTCAGAGGCTGAAGGTGATGAAGACATGAGTGATACGGAGGCTTTG GGTGGATCAGGACCCAATGCTGAAGTCAAATCCCCGGGGGCTGAAGGTGATGAAGACATGAGTGATGCAAATGAAAATGTAAAATCTATAGCGGGTGGGAAAAAAGATCCCATTTTAAGAAGAAGAGAGTTGTTGGTTGATAGTGGACTTGCCGAG AGTCTCATTGATGCATGTTCTGAGAGTGTGGAAGAGTTACTTAGATCAAATTTTGGAAAAGAGGTCTTGTTTGAG GTTGCTTCAGGGGGCGCAGACGGCATTCTCCACCCACATTTGGATGAAAAGTTAAAATCGTTACATGAAGCTATAGCATCTAAGGTGGCAATCCCTAAATCAGAAGGACAGGAAGAGGAGCATCTTCTGGAGAACTTCCATTCTAGCAGAACAATCAGAAAATTAATACTAGAATGTCCATCTTTCGCAACCATTTTGTGGGAGAAAGTTTTCAAGGGGAAATGCAAGACTTGGGCCCAAGGTCACAG TGCGAAGGTAGTTTGTGCATACTTGGAAACTTCAGATCCAAAGGTGCTAAAACTGACTAAGAAAGAACTGAAGCCCTTGCTAGACAAAGGTGTGCTTAAATTACCGGAGCAAAGTCAAACAAAAAAAGCTGACTAA
- the LOC122599912 gene encoding uncharacterized protein LOC122599912 codes for MNAISINPLFSPSTIPIPPHYATSYHTLPISFTPSQFQFQTQRSHRNLFLRRSTMSFSGDIPPPAHRHGTELTTESDFDQIVSPDGTLSICGFGSLLSERSARSTFPDLVNFRVAKLNGFRRVFAHVAPIFFERGIAKPETKEISSLSVEPCEGESLIVTVFEIKKSEIPSYIEREHEFRFLAVQPETLDGHRYATSAVLCARYSDEEYFQNRCKGKQEIYHERYGRFGIDKIWRDDVLPCRVYCRHCVLAAKNLGNTAYDNFLDHTYLADRKTTLRKYLSTTGSGIMEEEPPELLKVRYGG; via the exons ATGAATGCAATCTCAATCAACCCTCTATTTTCACCATCTACAATCCCCATACCACCTCATTATGCGACGTCGTATCACACTTTACCAATCTCATTCACTCCTTCCCAGTTTCAATTTCAAACTCAACGCAGCCACCGGAATCTCTTTCTCCGACGTTCAACCATGTCATTTTCCGGCGACATCCCGCCACCGGCTCACCGTCACGGTACTGAACTCACAACCGAATCCGATTTCGATCAAATCGTTTCCCCCGATGGCACTTTATCCATCTGTGGTTTCGGTTCCTTACTCTCtg AGCGGAGTGCAAGGAGTACGTTTCCTGATCTGGTGAATTTTAGAGTTGCAAAACTGAATGGATTTAGACGTGTTTTTGCTCATGTTGCTCCGATTTTTTTCGAGCGTGGAATTGCTAAGCCCGAGACAAAG GAAATTTCTAGCTTGAGTGTTGAGCCATGTGAAGGCGAGTCCCTTATAGTTACTGTTTTTGAGATAAAGAAGTCAGAG ATTCCATCCTACATTGAAAGGGAGCATGAATTTCGTTTTCTAGCT GTCCAACCTGAAACATTAGATGGCCACCGGTATGCTACTTCCGCT GTGCTATGTGCACGTTATAGTGATGAGGAATATTTCCAAAATAGATGTAAAG GAAAACAAGAGATCTACCACGAGCGGTATGGACGATTCGGTATTGATAAGATCTGGAGAGATGATGTGTTGCCTTGTCGTGTTTATTGCCGACATTG TGTGTTGGCAGCAAAGAATTTGGGGAACACAGCATACGATAACTTCTTGGATCATACATATCTAGCAGACCGTAAAACAACTCTTCGAAAATACTTGTCCACAACAGGTTCTGGCATAATGGAAGAAGAACCTCCTGAGCTGCTCAAGGTTAGGTATGGTGGTTAA
- the LOC122600588 gene encoding uncharacterized protein LOC122600588 isoform X1, with translation MAATTVATAAGAVVLLYYVLARRMTSSADPRGDDVDDEGREYLKSSKSKRKMINQRRPAQAPATWLETISTLSETLRFTYSETLGKWPIGDLAFGINYLLRRQGNVQVASIYAGENSRQLKGPEIIAELKHYLWLLTNCILFSKKPFPVFLESAGYSEADVLLQKPKAGLLRPAFTIICDKKLKCFFLLIRGTHSIKDTLTAATGAVVPFHHSVLHDGGISNLILGYAHCGMVAAARWIAKLSIPFLLEALKENPGYEVKIVGHSLGGGTAALLTYILREQKDLSFVSCITFAPAACMTWELAESGKHFITTIINGSDLVPTFSTASIDDLRTEVTASSWLNDLRDQVEQTRVLNVVYRSATALGSRLPSMANARAKVAGAGAMLRPVSSSTQVVMKRAQNVAQAVVRTRSTLSAWSCMGARRRAVGTVPTDSFSETSLILEKNPDSLTTDTSVPDHESNDVDHCSSSGGSGHDDTDEEELLISVDHVSSKSEHITEGELLYELERELQRQENDADIQALEEEEEAAAEEIREEEKVIADAVDGEQPISSPDIPENYHLYPPGRIMHIVSIISNNSAEQDQDHEPHGSAIEDHEEHKLETVGIYETPRELYGKLRLSRTMINDHYMPMYKKMMEKLLVELEK, from the exons ATGGCGGCCACGACTGTGGCGACGGCAGCCGGAGCGGTGGTGCTATTATACTACGTATTAGCACGGAGAATGACGTCATCAGCTGATCCTAGAGGCGATGACGTGGATGATGAGGGTAGAGAGTATTTGAAATCAAGTAAATCGAAAAGGAAGATGATCAATCAAAGAAGACCAGCTCAAGCGCCTGCCACGTGGCTCGAAACGATTTCTACGCTTTCTGAAACCCTTAGGTTTACTTATTCTGAAACTTTGGGGAAATGGCCTATTGGTGATTTGGCTTTTGGTATCAATTATCTGTTAAGAAGAcag GGTAATGTACAAGTAGCTAGTATATATGCTGGAGAAAATAGTAGACAGCTGAAAGGACCAGAAATCATTGCAGAGTTGAAACATTATTTGTGGTTGTTGACTAACTGCATACTATTTTCTAAGAAGCCTTTCCCTGTCTTTTTGGAGTCTGCGGGGTATTCAGAAGCAGATGTTCTATTGCAAAAGCCTAAAGCAGGG CTCTTGAGACCTGCCTTCACGATTATCTgtgataaaaagttaaaatgtttttttctattaattcGAGGCACACATAGTATTAAGGATACACTGACAGCAGCAACTGGTGCCGTCGTCCCTTTTCACCATTCAGTTTTACATGATGGCGGGATAAGTAATCTTATTCTAGGTTATGCACATTGTGGGATGGTTGCTGCTGCTCGTTGGATTGCGAAGCTCAGTATTCCTTTTTTGCTTGAAGCCTTGAAAGAAAATCCTGGTTACGAAGTAAAG ATTGTTGGTCATTCCCTTGGTGGTGGCACTGCTGCACTCTTGACATATATTCTTCGAGAACAGAAAGACTTGTCATTCGTGTCATGCATCACGTTTGCACCAG CTGCCTGTATGACTTGGGAATTGGCGGAGTCCGGTAAGCACTTTATCACCACAATAATCAACGGCTCTGATTTGGTGCCGACATTCTCAACTGCTTCTATAGATGATCTTCGAACTGAG GTTACAGCTTCCTCATGGTTAAATGATCTGCGTGATCAAGTCGAGCAAACTAGAGTTTTGAATGTTGTATATCGTTCTGCTACTGCTCTAGGATCTCGTCTTCCGTCAATGGCTAATGCAAGAGCCAAGGTTGCTGGTGCAGGTGCTATGCTACGACCCGTTTCTAGCAGCACCCAG GTTGTGATGAAACGTGCTCAAAACGTTGCTCAAGCTGTAGTTAGAACCCGCTCAACGCTATCTGCATGGTCATGTATGGGTGCACGCCGTCGTGCTGTTGGTACCGTACCAACTGATAGTTTCTCTGAAACCTCCCTCATACTTGAAAAGAACCCTGACTCCCTTACAACTGACACCAGCGTCCCAGATCACGAGTCAAACGATGTAGACCACTGCTCTTCAAGTGGCGGATCTGGTCATGATGACACAGATGAGGAGGAACTTCTTATTTCTGTGGATCATGTATCATCCAAATCTGAACACATTACAGAAGGCGAACTATTATATGAACTTGAAAGAGAACTTCAAAGGCAAGAAAACGATGCTGATATTCAAGCCctggaggaagaagaagaggcGGCAGCTGAAGAAATTAGAGAAGAGGAAAAGGTTATAGCTGATGCAGTTGATGGTGAACAACCCATTTCCTCACCAGACATTCCAGAAAATTACCATCTCTATCCTCCTGGAAGAATAATGCATATTGTTTCCATCATTTCTAATAATTCAGCGGAACAAGATCAAGATCATGAACCTCATGGATCAGCCATTGAAGATCATGAAGAACACAAACTAGAGACTGTGGGTATTTACGAGACGCCCCGGGAACTTTATGGTAAGTTGAGGTTATCAAGAACAATGATCAATGATCATTACATGCCAATGTATAAGAAGATGATGGAAAAGTTATTGGTGGAGCTAGAGAAGtag